One window from the genome of uncultured Tateyamaria sp. encodes:
- the radC gene encoding DNA repair protein RadC has product MSHFAEQPLPFDLDEALPVPLPKGRTPSYMADHRKRLRTRFMDGGAAALPDYEMLELVLFRAIPRQDVKPLAHALMAEFGDFNRVVTAPVERLRAFKGVGDAVVCELKIVEAAAHRMARAKVLNKQVISSWDALLDYCHTTMAHRETEQFRVLYLDRKNVLIADEEQAKGTVDHVPVYPREVAKRALELNASALILVHNHPSGDPTPSQSDIDMTARMEMACSALGITVHDHLIVGKSRELSFKSEGYL; this is encoded by the coding sequence ATGTCCCATTTCGCAGAACAACCCCTTCCTTTCGACCTTGACGAGGCGCTCCCTGTCCCCCTGCCGAAGGGCCGGACACCGTCTTACATGGCCGATCATCGCAAACGTCTGCGCACCCGTTTCATGGACGGCGGCGCCGCGGCATTGCCGGATTACGAGATGCTGGAACTGGTCCTGTTCCGGGCCATTCCCCGACAGGATGTAAAGCCATTGGCTCACGCCCTGATGGCCGAATTTGGCGACTTCAATCGCGTCGTCACCGCCCCCGTCGAACGGCTGCGCGCGTTCAAGGGTGTGGGCGACGCAGTGGTCTGTGAACTGAAGATTGTCGAGGCAGCGGCACACAGGATGGCACGGGCCAAGGTGCTGAACAAGCAGGTGATTTCCAGTTGGGACGCTTTGCTGGACTATTGCCATACGACCATGGCACACCGCGAAACCGAACAGTTCCGGGTGCTTTACCTCGATCGCAAGAACGTGCTGATCGCAGACGAGGAACAGGCCAAAGGCACCGTCGATCACGTACCCGTCTATCCGCGCGAAGTGGCCAAACGCGCACTTGAACTGAACGCCTCCGCGCTGATCCTTGTGCACAACCACCCGTCAGGTGACCCGACCCCCAGCCAATCCGACATCGACATGACGGCCAGGATGGAAATGGCCTGTTCCGCCCTTGGGATCACCGTGCACGACCATTTGATTGTCGGCAAAAGCCGGGAACTCAGCTTCAAATCCGAAGGGTACCTTTAA
- a CDS encoding phosphate ABC transporter substrate-binding/OmpA family protein: MALVRAAIFAALSFFGTALGAQDVTLTSPDGQVELSGTLLGFDGEFYRIETVYGELTVDGSGVLCEGPACPNLQDFVAEISVSGSSTMGAVLMPALIEGFALRNNYDTRRVDVDARNFIYELIDTATAKRVARFYFHVSTTDEGFADLLANDADIVMALREIRPDERQRARDAGMGDMTQANRSRVLSLDALVPIVAPSNPIDRISPQDLAAVFAGRIQNWAELGGADAPISLHLPNARTGLGQSVEDDIMGPARAALADGIIRHDRGLDVVNAVLRDPFAIGIASYADTGDTRTLTLTGPCGFSLSAGRETIKTEDYPLTAPMFLYLPARRLPKIGREFLAFTRGPSAQVVIRRAGFVDQAPEEVSINAQGYRFANAITSAGPEVSLEELQRMTRTLYGMSRLTTSFRFEAGSIRLDAQSRSNVQQLARAIEQGTYDARQILLVGFSDGDGPAAANRDIALRRAQAVRRAVEAAAPTANFERFQLDVDAFGEALPMACDDSAWGRQANRRVEVWLR, from the coding sequence GGCGAGTTTTACCGGATCGAAACCGTCTATGGTGAATTGACCGTGGATGGGTCGGGTGTGTTGTGTGAAGGGCCCGCCTGTCCGAACCTGCAGGATTTCGTGGCCGAGATCAGTGTATCCGGTTCCTCCACCATGGGGGCGGTGTTGATGCCCGCCCTGATCGAAGGGTTTGCCTTGCGCAACAACTACGACACGCGGCGCGTAGACGTGGATGCGCGGAACTTTATCTACGAACTGATCGACACGGCAACGGCCAAACGCGTGGCCCGCTTTTACTTCCATGTTTCCACAACAGACGAAGGGTTCGCAGACCTTTTGGCCAATGACGCAGACATCGTCATGGCGCTGCGCGAGATCCGTCCGGACGAACGTCAACGTGCAAGGGATGCCGGGATGGGGGACATGACACAGGCCAATCGCAGCCGCGTTCTGTCCCTGGACGCCCTTGTGCCGATTGTTGCGCCGTCGAACCCGATTGACCGGATTTCGCCGCAGGACCTGGCAGCTGTGTTCGCGGGACGAATACAGAATTGGGCGGAACTGGGTGGCGCGGATGCTCCGATTTCGCTGCACTTGCCGAATGCACGCACTGGGCTGGGCCAGTCCGTCGAAGATGACATCATGGGCCCTGCGCGTGCAGCGCTTGCCGATGGTATCATCCGGCATGACCGCGGTCTGGATGTGGTCAACGCCGTGTTGCGCGATCCGTTTGCCATCGGCATCGCAAGCTATGCCGACACTGGCGACACCCGGACATTGACGTTGACGGGACCCTGCGGATTTTCCCTGTCCGCGGGGCGGGAGACGATCAAGACCGAAGACTATCCTTTGACGGCGCCGATGTTCCTGTACCTGCCTGCACGCAGATTGCCCAAGATCGGACGAGAGTTTCTGGCCTTTACCCGCGGGCCTTCGGCGCAGGTGGTGATCCGGCGGGCCGGATTTGTGGATCAGGCCCCCGAAGAGGTATCGATCAACGCCCAGGGATACCGGTTTGCCAATGCGATCACGTCCGCAGGACCTGAGGTGTCGCTGGAGGAATTGCAGCGCATGACCCGGACCTTGTACGGCATGTCCCGTTTGACGACGTCGTTCCGGTTCGAGGCAGGGTCCATCCGGCTGGATGCGCAATCACGGTCGAATGTGCAGCAATTGGCGCGCGCGATCGAGCAAGGGACGTATGATGCGCGGCAGATCCTTTTGGTGGGGTTCAGTGACGGGGATGGTCCCGCCGCCGCCAACAGGGATATTGCACTACGCCGCGCGCAAGCGGTGCGCCGCGCGGTCGAGGCCGCAGCCCCGACAGCAAATTTCGAGCGATTTCAATTAGATGTGGACGCGTTTGGGGAAGCGTTGCCCATGGCCTGCGACGACAGTGCCTGGGGACGGCAGGCCAATCGGCGGGTCGAGGTGTGGCTGCGTTAA
- the dnaJ gene encoding molecular chaperone DnaJ, which produces MAKRDYYEVLGVSKGASADEIKKGYRKKAKELHPDRNADNPNAEAQFKEANEAYEVLKDADKKAAYDRFGHAAFEGGMGGGGGRPGGGFGGQQGDFGSAFSDVFDDLFGDFMGGQRAGGGGRQRAARGSDLRYNLRVSLEDAFAGLQKTINVPTSVQCDNCSGTGAEGGSEPTTCPTCSGMGKVRAQQGFFTVERTCPTCSGLGQIIKDPCKVCSGAGRVEKDRALSVNIPAGVETGTRIRLAGEGEAGMRGGPSGDLYIFIEVADHKLFERDGTNLFCRVPVSMGTAALGGSIEVPTIDGGRGRVQIPAGSQSGRQMRLRSKGMPALRGGGPGDMFIELAVETPVNLTTRQKELLREFEELSEENNPESSSFFSSVKSFWDSMKG; this is translated from the coding sequence ATGGCAAAACGTGACTACTACGAGGTGCTTGGCGTCTCGAAAGGCGCAAGCGCTGACGAGATCAAGAAGGGCTACCGCAAGAAGGCCAAGGAACTGCATCCCGACCGGAATGCAGACAACCCCAACGCCGAGGCGCAGTTCAAAGAGGCCAACGAGGCCTACGAAGTCCTGAAAGACGCCGACAAGAAAGCGGCCTATGACCGCTTTGGCCATGCGGCATTCGAAGGTGGCATGGGTGGTGGCGGTGGCCGTCCCGGCGGCGGTTTCGGCGGCCAGCAGGGCGACTTTGGTTCTGCCTTTTCAGACGTGTTTGACGATCTGTTTGGCGACTTCATGGGCGGACAACGCGCTGGCGGTGGCGGGCGACAGCGCGCGGCGCGCGGGTCTGACCTGCGCTACAACCTGCGCGTTTCGCTGGAAGACGCATTTGCGGGCCTGCAGAAAACCATCAACGTGCCCACTTCCGTGCAATGCGACAACTGTTCGGGCACCGGCGCCGAAGGCGGCTCCGAACCCACGACCTGCCCCACGTGCTCCGGCATGGGCAAGGTGCGCGCACAGCAGGGCTTTTTCACCGTCGAACGCACCTGCCCCACATGCTCGGGTCTCGGCCAGATCATCAAGGACCCCTGCAAGGTCTGTAGTGGCGCGGGACGCGTGGAAAAGGACCGCGCACTGTCCGTGAACATCCCTGCAGGTGTCGAAACCGGCACCCGCATCCGCCTTGCGGGCGAGGGCGAGGCAGGCATGCGCGGCGGCCCATCGGGTGACCTCTATATCTTCATCGAGGTGGCCGACCACAAACTGTTCGAACGCGATGGCACAAACCTGTTCTGCCGCGTACCGGTCAGCATGGGGACAGCCGCCCTGGGGGGCAGCATCGAAGTGCCCACCATCGACGGCGGGCGCGGGCGCGTGCAAATTCCGGCAGGGTCCCAATCGGGGCGACAGATGCGATTGCGCAGCAAGGGCATGCCCGCACTGCGCGGCGGCGGCCCCGGCGACATGTTCATTGAACTCGCGGTCGAAACCCCGGTGAACCTGACAACACGTCAAAAGGAACTGCTGCGCGAATTCGAGGAACTCTCGGAGGAGAACAACCCCGAATCCTCCAGCTTCTTCTCCAGTGTGAAGTCCTTCTGGGATTCGATGAAGGGGTAA